TTCTAGAGTATTGCTTAAAGTGACAAGCTTGTacgcatttctttcttctgcagaacataagatattttgaagaatgttggaaaccagACAGTTTcatgtcccattgacttccattacaTGGTGAAAAAATACAGTGGAAATCTTTTGGAACTAAAATTGTTTGGaaaacaacattcttcaaaatatcttctttcatgttccacaaaagaaagaaactcttacagatttggaaagacatgagggagattttcatttttgggtttgctatccctttaacaaaatTTGCATTATAAATGCATTGTTTAAATAATGGTGCTTATTATACTTCAGTGTAGGGTTTCCTAAATAGGGGTTTGTGAGTTGATGAAAGCTAATAAGTAactcaattaaaataaacaaatggtgCAGCAAAATTAACTGacataaaactaaaaatagtGATATATCTTATCAAATCAGGATTTTCAAATCAAAGACTGCAATTCAGTTGAATATATAGTCTGTTCCATTAGTTTAACTCTATTCAAATTCAGATTTTTCCACAATGTTTGTTCCTAAATTAACAAAGCCAGTGTTCTcgctaaaataaaaacttgatttaATGTTAAAAGCTCAAGGGTTTGAATATTTGAAAGGAAagaatttaagaaataaatatttgtattgtaaataaaTCATTTGAAACTGGAAAATTGGAAAAACAGCCAAAATAAAACACTTGCTAGAAATAAATGCATGTCATGCCCATTAACCTACATCAGAGAACCGTGAACGGttagaaaattaaaatgtttaaatcttaGGGgatacttcaagtaaatattttactttttaggggttcagctgacaaaaaagtttgggaaccccagGTTCAGGTCTTTGAACAAAAGCCTAACACTAAGAATTACAGTTGTGTGTAACTCACATCTATTCCTTTACTTAATACCCCCGCTAAGCTATTGAGCATGTCATTTTTTGCCTAGTGAATCTCAAAatgggcaaataaataaataaatcctaggGCTTGGGGAGTGGGCTCTTTTAACTTACCAGTAAGCGACCACCTAGTAACTGTGTAGCAATGTCTTGGAAACCATCCACAAGACCTTAGCATTGGAGCAGCAAGTTTTGCACCATTCTATTTTCTTCAGAATACTTAAAAATATAGTTACTGTTGTGATTTTGCTTTGGGAGATGAGTTTGAGATGTGTTTTTGGGGACAAATACTGTATATCAAATGCAATGAATGCTAAATTTAACTGGTGTTCTGTTTGATGTTTGCACTGTCTGAAATGCACACTCCCTTCAGTACAGTTCATCTGATCTCTTTCAAACAGACAGCTACTGTATAAACAGTTTCTGAAAAAAGCATGTCTACTTTGTGATACAATCTTTACAAATTTCTATGTtcttggtcaaatcaaaaatgcTAAAACAATATTAGGGAAATcagaagataattaaaaaaataaatgtaaaaaggttTTGGGTccgtaatatttttaatgtttcatgttAAAATTATCATATGCTCATCAATGCTGCATTATATTTTCACaacttaaaatactttattatatatatatatattatatatagcatgtaatatatttctgtgatgacaaaggtacatttcagcaaccattaccccagtcgtcagtgtcacatgatctttcataaaatatttttatgctgATTGGGTGCTAaggaaacatttcctattattaacatagctgaacaggacagaaaatagcctattacttctaaatcATAATGTTTTTGATGTAAAAGTCTCGATACCATTAGGAGGACCTCAGAGAAaggtactaaataaaaaaaactaaagcagtttatgacccctttaatgtattcttgctaaataaaaaaaataaataaccccAATATTTTGAATAGCAGAGTGGAAACAGTCACAACAGAACACGAGGGGTTAAGATCAGCATGACTGATGTGATGAAAGAAGGGTTTTTACAATCTTCCATTATGCCTAAATGTTTAGTATATGTGTCTTCTCTTAGGCTTCTACACTGAGACACTTTTGGGTGGTGGAGTGGTGTCCCTCTGTCCATCAATGTTCACTACACCATGACTGTTTCGAGAATTTCTTGCATTCAGAGGctattacatgattaaatgtttttctttgacTGCTATAACTGTCTTTAAGATGCATTTGTTATGGCAGAACGTTTTGTGgggcagtcgtggcctagtggttagagagtctgacttgtaTGATATGATAAATTGATAAATTGAACAAAATGAAATGAGCTTCGAAGTCTCAAAAGTCCTGCGCAAGTCTTAACACTGCCATCTGCTGGTTACTGCTCTTAGTGCTGTGTCTGAAATATTCCTGCAAAGCTTGTTTTTGTGTCTGTGGTGTTTACTTTCCTTTTTTATGGTTTCAGAGCATGTAACTTCTAATGCCAGCGATAGTGAAAGTAGTTACCGTAAGTTTGCGTTcccttttatttcatttcatcatgTTGTTATTGAATTCATCTCTTTAAACTTCTTGAGTTTGAGTGTTTAGTTCCCTTCGTTCCCTCAGCTTTTCTTTGTGGGATATGCGCACATAATTGAAAGATGTTTACCATTCATGACCAGCGTCAGAGTAAagattttacaacaaaaaaaaatatataatgtaatatttcaaataaagaaatgttttgatcTTAAAAAAATGCAGTAGCAAAAGCTAATATAATAACTGACAGAAGCTCACTTTACTCTTACTATGCTTTATAGTTCATAAGCTATTTAACGTATATGATTTGCCCCTCATGGCAGTTTCTGGTGATAAAACAGTGGTTATCTGTGCACCTTGCTTAGTGAGTGGGTTAATTCAACTTCATTACTCAGTACATGAGGATTTTTGAACTCTTGTCTGTCTCTTCTAGGTGGACAGGAAGAGTATGTCCTCTCGTACGAGACAGTCGCGCAACAGGAAGGTGAGGGTCTTTCATTATGGCTTTCTTTTATTGTGGTGCATTGGTCAATATTACTTCAATAATACCAAtatttgactgtgtgtgtgtgtaattctgcTTGACCCATTGCAAGGTTATTATTGTGGTTTACAGTGAGTTATGCTCGTCCAGTGATTGTCCTTGGTCCCATGAAAGACCGGATCAATGATGATCTAATCTCGGAGTTTCCGGACAAGTTTGGATCATGTGTTCCCCGTGAGTACATACACACGGTTTTATCCTATCTCCTGCAGTATTTCATCGTTTTAATGGCCATTACTATATTTTTGACCAGACACGACTAGACCAAAGCGAGACTACGAGGTTGATGGCAGAGACTACCATTTTGTTAATTCACGGGAACAAATGGAAAAAGACATTCAGGATCACAAGTTCATCGAGGCCGGCCAATATAACAACCACCTCTACGGGACAAGCGTGCAGTCGGTGCGAGAGGTCGCAGAAAAGGTGAACACGTTTGACTTGTGAAGAAGTAATAAAGGAACTTTTTTGTGTGGGTGTGCGAGAGTGACATGCTGACCTTCAGATTTGCATTGCGCAGCGTTTTTCACAAGACAATCTGTTTTTCATTGTTCTTTAAGGGCAAGCACTGCATCCTGGATGTGTCGGGCAATGCCATCAAACGACTCCAGTTAGCACAGCTCTACCCCATTGCGGTGTTTGTGAAACCCAAATCAGTGGAGAATATTTTGTAtgctatttttacagttttactctTATTTTAATGCTATTTTATCAAAGGctcattaaaaacacacattaaatgCTAAACTTGATTATTTTGAACTGATTGCACAAGTAATTTGTCCTCTGTGTCCTTCACAGAGAGATGAATAAGAGATTGATGGAGGAGCAAGGTAGAAAGACTTATGACAGAGCCATAAAACTGGAGCAGGAATTCCTCGAGCACTTCACCGGTGAGAACGATAGAGTAACCTTACCCACATCCCAGTCACATGTGACCTCTCTGCGTAGTCATTTTCACTTATACCTGTCCTGCAACAAAGTCATATTCTGCATCTTAAGTATTTTGACACACGCATCCAATCTTTCATTccattcaaatattcatttataggAATAGATCACTGAAATCACATTTATAGGAATagataaatgaaaattctgttagcATCtgctcacccttatgtcattccaatccTGTACAACATTCTTCTGTGTAACACAGGCAAGATCTTTTTGTTGCTGTTTACGGAGAAAGTTAACAGGGTCGAAGATAATATTGGACCCTATTAGaattttctttttacaatttttatatatattaatatacagtacagaccaaaagtttggacacagcttctcattcaaagagttttctttattttcatgaaaatgaacaatgaaaattgtagattcacactgaaggcatcaaaactatgaattaacacatgtggaattatatatggaattatatacataacaaaaaagtgtgaaacaactgaaaatatgtcatattctaggttcttcaaagtagccaccttttgctttgattactgctttgcacactcttggctttctcttgatgagcttcaagaggtagtaaAACTTCCAACAGTTTTAGACGCTTaccacttgttggcccttttgccttctgtctgcggtccagctcacccctaaaccatctcgattgggttcaggtctggtgactgtggaggccaggtcatctggcgcagcaccccatcactctccttcttggtcaaacagcccttgatgcctttttttttttttttttactccttttAATATTCATAGAAGTACGCTGGGAGAGTAAAAGATGgcagaatgtaattttttttttaaacaattcctttaaaatgtaaaagtcacCATTTGTTGACAAAAGCCAAGCTTACCGATTATAGTTTGGTATACCCATGGTAAGTACCCATACTTTGCACAAAACCACTgccattcaaataataaataggtTGTAACTTTTAATAAAACGTCACAAAAAGGTGGAGGATGTGCATCTTACTGTGTGGTTTGTGGTTTTATATCTCCTCACAGCAAATAACCTTTAGCCAGAGGAATGATTGCCTGGAGTATTTCCAGGACTTTTGCCTGGAGTCTtactaaattatgtttattttcactttaattcagtattcagaataaataaatgtaacattttctaaAACAGGACATTAATAGAGGAAGCAATCAGTTTGGAATAAAAAAGTGGGAGCAGACCTTTGAAAACAGACCCACTTCAAATGAGCTTTAGTTTCTTTGTATTAGTGCTCACACAATAGATTTTTGAGTTTTATATTGCTTTAACAATATAAACATGAAATGTAGCAACAACAGCTTATGTCACACAGATTTCGCAATTATGTATTGACCAACAAAAAgtgctgcttggtttgaaagtgacatcAATgactataaataattaaaaacatttgcattaaaaACGTTTTgtatcataaacacacacaaaacacacacttttTGTTTTGTCCTGAGTCATCGACCAATGGGTTggagagtttgattcctaaccctaaggttgtgggttcgaatctcgggccggcaataccacgacttaggtgcccttgagcaaggcaccggacccccaattgctccccgggaataaatggctgcccactgctccgggtgtgtgttcactgctatgtgtgtgcactttggatgggttaaatgctaaGGTTCTTTTAGCAACAATTTGTATTTACTAAAGATATTTGTAGGATTCTACttaatattactaaataaaactaaataccaGTTGCACATCATTGTGGGCCACCTGTATCCAGTCCCAACTTTCCTGAAAACGTTTCTAATTTTCTGTTGAACATAGAGATGTATGATACTCATTGATTGGTCATCTTATCTTTCCTTCAGCCATTGTACAAGGGGACACATTAGAAGAGATCTACAACCAGGTTAAGCAGGTCATCGAGGAGCAGTCTGGGCCAATCATCTGGGTGCCAGTCAAAGAGAAATTGTGAGATGACTGgagacaaacatttttttttttttttcttttttttatactaaCCTGGCCTGCTGCTTGCATTGGCTTTCTGACCCCTGAGTATAGGAAACAGATTTTCTTTGGATGGGCCTGGGGTCATGGTGGTCTTATggccacctctctctctctcatgcctcTCTTTGAAACTGCTGTCTAGAACTCGCATCCCAATCTCCGCATTAACCTCCGGTGGGAGGAGACATGCCTGACCAGCGACTTACTGGACAGATTATACGGTACAGATTCCTTAATGTTTAAGGGAGGTGACTTTCTCGAAGGAAAACCAATGAGATAatgcattatatacattttggttTGTTCTTTTTCCCATATATGATCAGAAATGAATGCTTTGGTGTATGTCTCTGAAAAGACATAAATCCCCACTTTGCACGTTTTTGCATTAAGAGCATGTTTTGAATTACTCTTTTTCAGTTAACATATGTTCTTACGTTTTTGTCAGACAGATTTGAGCTACGTGAAGTGcatatttcttttgttttctctCAGTTATCTTGTAAAATCAAGCAGCCCACTAATTTTAAGCAGCTGATCTTTTTTGTCACAAGTGCACAAAGAGGACAAAAACATTTGGCACAAAAGTTCttctttttatattaaatgtctaTTTGTCTTAACAATCTGTGTACATTTTAATCAAGGTGCATATGAAAGTAGCTTTTAGTCGAGGTGAAAAGGAATAGCTTACAATTGTCTTTCAAATCCAGGTAATGCAAATAAGAGAGTATAAATTGTAATGTATATTCAACCCTCAATATACTGCctattttgttataataaaacTCTATATTGAGCTTTAATTGAACTCCACACCTATGggaattattttctttatgtcaAGCATACACTCATatgaatatgtgtgtatgtatataaaaataaatataaatagatctataaatatatattttcctttacTTTTACCACCATCACTTTTATTGttaatggtttgtttgttttatgcaaaGACACAGACACATAGTATACACAGGGACTGAATGGTGGTGTTCCATTTGCATCTGCTCaaacaatatgaaataaaacTCAAGTTGGCAGTTTGTAGTCTTCAGCTCTCTCTCCTGTATAGTTACACCATATTTACTTTTTCATGTGACGTGCATGATTTCTAAAAGCAATAGTCTTTGACGCATTCAATATAAGCGAGAAGCGGAGGAGAGGGCTTCTCTTTCTGTTTTCACCTGGGATTGTGGAAATGTCCGAGTTAGCATGACCTGTAAACGTTCGAGGCAAGGAGATTATTGCCTCCGTGTATGTGAACTTGTTGACTGCCCATAGCTGAAGAGAGATTTGCTTTGCCACTCTCTAACGCAAGCCTTTAACTCTCCACCAGAGGGCGCACTGACAGCGTCCGCTCTTCATTCTTAAGTTACTCGGAGATGATTGTTTTCTAAAAGATTGCTTCTAACTTGTCATCATGGCTTTCTAACACATTTTTGACTGGATTATGTACATAATCTGCCAACTTGATTCATTCCATTTGTCAAAAAGGAGAACAGCTAATAAAAACGTTTTTTTCTCATACACCGTGTCTTTgtgtactttttattttcataGTGAACAAGGTCATTTAActagtcattaaaaaaaacaacttgtgAACAAAGTTTTACAATTGTTGTTCTCTTAACGGCCACGGAACGAAATAACATTACGGTGTTGCAGTGGTTAAAAGGAAAAATTCCGCCATCAACCTCAACAATCTGAAAGGGAAGAAGTCTCGTCACACTGGCAAGCCTCGCACAGCTGGCTGGAACCTCCCTCTGGGGTATTTGATTGACAGTCGAATGATGTCAGCCATGGGCTGCAACATCCCTCAAGGTACTCCGCTCTTGGTGCAGCACATCCTTGAATTGTCAGATTGTCTTTTTTAGATGATAAAAGTATCTTGTGACTTATCTTGGCTTTTAAGGGGTTGCTGACTTTAACGCCAGCTGTATCCCAGGGGCTAAGGATGACCCTGCGTCCCTGTGCCAGCTGTGCGTGGGAGATAGAACA
This genomic window from Carassius gibelio isolate Cgi1373 ecotype wild population from Czech Republic chromosome A6, carGib1.2-hapl.c, whole genome shotgun sequence contains:
- the LOC128015600 gene encoding disks large homolog 1-like isoform X15, producing MMNSSISSGSGSLRTSQKRTLYVRALFDYDITKDSGLPSQGLNFRFGDILHVLNASDEEWWQARHVTPDGEIEEMGVIPSKKRVERKERARLKTVKFNSKSRDKGQSLNDKYKKNLFLRKFSFNKNKDPSEQETSDVDQHVTSNASDSESSYRGQEEYVLSYETVAQQEVSYARPVIVLGPMKDRINDDLISEFPDKFGSCVPHTTRPKRDYEVDGRDYHFVNSREQMEKDIQDHKFIEAGQYNNHLYGTSVQSVREVAEKGKHCILDVSGNAIKRLQLAQLYPIAVFVKPKSVENILEMNKRLMEEQGRKTYDRAIKLEQEFLEHFTAIVQGDTLEEIYNQVKQVIEEQSGPIIWVPVKEKL